From Ndongobacter massiliensis:
TGACGGATATTTTTAAGAAACTGAGCGATCGCATTCGTCGCTCCATCGCAGAAGTTATTGTAGGAAAAGAAAAAGTAACCGAGCGGATGTTAATTACGCTTTTCGCCGGCGGGCATCTGCTGATTGAAGATATTCCGGGCATCGGCAAAACGACTCTTGTGTATGCACTCGCCAAAGCGCTGCAGTTGGATTTTCGACGGATTCAATGCACCCCGGATCTTATGCCCTCGGACATTACCGGATTTAATTTGTACAATCCGAAGGCGGGGGATTTTGAATTGCAGGAAGGCGCCGTCATGACGCAAATCCTTCTTGGCGATGAGATCAACCGCTCGACACCGCGTACGCAGTCCGCACTTTTGGAGGCGATGCAGGAGGGGCAGGTGACGATTGACAGCGTCAGCTATCCGCTGCCTTCGCCCTTTATGGTTCTGGCGACACAGAATCCGACGGGACACATCGGCACCTATCCTTTGCCGGAGGCGCAGCTGGACCGCTTCATGATGCGCATTTCAGTCGGTTATCCGTCTTTTGAAGAAGAAATGGATATCATATCGCTGGATGCATCGAGTACCTTGCAAAAACCGGTCACGCCCG
This genomic window contains:
- a CDS encoding MoxR family ATPase, giving the protein MNKSSEVTDIFKKLSDRIRRSIAEVIVGKEKVTERMLITLFAGGHLLIEDIPGIGKTTLVYALAKALQLDFRRIQCTPDLMPSDITGFNLYNPKAGDFELQEGAVMTQILLGDEINRSTPRTQSALLEAMQEGQVTIDSVSYPLPSPFMVLATQNPTGHIGTYPLPEAQLDRFMMRISVGYPSFEEEMDIISLDASSTLQKPVTPAAEAKEVIWMQEQVRGVEVHDDVKKYALTLCRATRKQDQIALGASPRAAQMLLSASKARALLQGRDFVTPDDVQDLACDVLAHRLILTPAARAQGISVESILQTLLRETAAPR